A single region of the Brachypodium distachyon strain Bd21 chromosome 3, Brachypodium_distachyon_v3.0, whole genome shotgun sequence genome encodes:
- the LOC100828612 gene encoding 1,2-dihydroxy-3-keto-5-methylthiopentene dioxygenase 4 — MVLQVWMVGENGEDLENAKEFLPLSKLEEIGVLYWHLDPKKSEAEEELMKIRKDRGYSYMDLLEICPDKLENYEEKLKNFFREHMHADEEIRYCLEGGGYFDVRDKDDKWIRIWIKEGDMIILPAGIYHRFTLDGANRVKLMRLFIGEPVWTAHNRPQEDHPVRQEYVKNLTDNTGLALAAH; from the exons ATGGTTCTCCAG GTATGGATGGTGGGGGAGAATGGAGAGGACCTCGAGAACGCCAAGGAGTTCCTGCCCCTCTCCAAGCTAGAAG AGATTGGTGTGTTATATTGGCATTTGGATCCAAAGAAGTCTGAAGCTGAAGAAGAGCTAATGAAAATCCGCAAAGACAGAGGATACAGCTACATG GATCTTCTCGAAATATGCCCTGATAAGTTGGAAAACTATGAGGAGAAGCTGAAGAACTTCTTCCGAGAGCACATGCACGCAGACGAAGAGATCCGCTATTGCTTGGAAGGTGGGGGGTACTTTGATGTCCGTGACAAGGATGACAAATGGATTCGGATTTGGATAAAAGAAGGAGATATGATCATCTTGCCCGCCGGAATTTATCATCGCTTCACCCTTGACGGTGCTAACCGCGTGAAG CTCATGAGGCTCTTCATTGGGGAACCAGTCTGGACTGCGCACAACCGGCCTCAGGAGGACCATCCAGTGCGTCAAGAGTATGTCAAGAATCTGACGGACAATACTGGTCTTGCTCTCGCAGCACACTGA
- the LOC106866524 gene encoding uncharacterized protein LOC106866524, with translation MAYYSDCNGQMNNHSSVNEYNFQNAPSSSNSYSSGHSFGVPTCHICGIQGHIPMDCQKGLYSFTRWAEKPNMTCRDSSPVISSFSSSYPMQGIGNELGINYQPKMEYSLSAFEAYEQEIFQRYKACDSAKVKAERQAWFEDYMKMRQEQEKMNHPQPAEPELVHQPQEIDPVELNDHPLGQPAAPVLDEDEANSDVKDEDITADQSHALIDIIPQEIATTLHSTTPPIEVELRYTFPILEKLHIDDTLAHDIMPKICHSNHVLYCYSSIIGDSIDDSEGIDPIISSSSSHARIILPDTCPVNAQFSLVKTCNYHNVLYNYNYMIGYAIDDLEGLYPITCSCCFFECTFRLLHVQCQLQQHHIRVDIPWDPSGSMAW, from the coding sequence ATGGCTTATTATTCAGATTGCAATGGACAAATGAACAACCATAGTAGTGTTAATGAGTATAATTTTCAAAATGCGCCAAGTTCTTCCAATTCTTATTCTAGTGGTCATTCCTTTGGTGTTCCTACATGTCATATTTGTGGTATTCAAGGCCATATACCTATGGATTGTCAAAAAGGGCTTTATTCTTTCACTAGATGGGCTGAAAAACCAAATATGACATGTAGGGACAGCAGCCCTGTTATCTCATCATTTTCTTCTAGTTATCCAATGCAGGGAATTGGGAATGAATTGGGCATCAATTACCAGCCAAAAATGGAATATTCACTTTCAGCTTTTGAAGCTTATGAACAAGAGATCTTTCAAAGATATAAAGCCTGTGATTCGGCCAAAGTCAAGGCTGAACGGCAAGCTTGGTTTGAAGATTACATGAAGATGCGCCAAGAGCAAGAGAAGATGAACCATCCACAACCGGCTGAACCTGAGCTTGTGCACCAACCTCAAGAAATTGATCCAGTGGAGTTAAATGATCATCCACTTGGTCAGCCTGCAGCTCCTGTACTTGATGAAGATGAAGCAAATTCTGATGTCAAGGATGAAGATATTACTGCTGATCAATCTCATGCCCTTATTGACATCATTCCTCAGGAGATTGCTACTACCTTGCATTCCACTACACCACCAATTGAGGTAGAGTTGAGGTATACTTTTCCTATACTTGAGAAGTTACACATTGATGATACTCTTGCTCATGATATTATGCCTAAAATATGCCACTCCAACCATGTTCTTTATTGCTATTCATCCATCATTGGAGACTCTATTGATGATTCAGAAGGCATTGATCCTATAATTTCCTCTAGTTCTTCACATGCTAGAATAATTTTGCCTGATACTTGTCCTGTTAATGCTCAATTCTCTCTTGTAAAAACTTGCAATTACCATAATGTGCTCTACAACTATAATTACATGATTGGTTACGCCATTGATGATCTTGAGGGTCTATACCCTATCACTTGCAGTTGTTGTTTCTTTGAGTGTACTTTCAGGTTGCTGCATGTGCAATGTCAACTACAACAACACCACATTCGAGTTGATATTCCATGGGATCCTAGTGGATCCATGGCATGGTGA
- the LOC100839712 gene encoding chlorophyllase-2, chloroplastic: MVVSARRKVLAHNFCLLLLTMASAGDVFEHGRHGTSLFKVQEAGRCCSPPADGRANDPPKPLLIAAPCDAGEYPVVLFLHGYLCNNYFYSQLLQHVASHGFIVIGPQLYTVSGPDTTGEINSAAAVINWLADGLSSTALPPNVRPNLTAVTISGHSRGGKVAFALALGHAKTSLPLAALIAVDPVDGMAVGKQTPPPILTNKRSSLRVPAPAMVIGSGLGSEPRNALFSPCAPLGVSHAAFYDECAGAACHLVARDYGHTDMMDDVTRGAKGLATRAVCKSGEARAPMRRFVGGAMVAFLKKWVEGRPEWLDGIRERPEVAPVFLSVVEFQDEGCSS, translated from the exons ATGGTCGTGTCAGCGAGGCGCAAGGTTTTAGCACACAACTTCTGCCTGCTGCTCCTCACCATGGCGTCTGCAGGGGACGTGTTCGAGCACGGACGCCATGGCACCAGCCTCTTCAAGGTCCAAGAGGCCGGAAGGTGCTGCAGTCCTCCAGCCGACGGCCGCGCCAACGACCCGCCGAAGCCGCTGCTGATAGCCGCGCCTTGCGACGCCGGGGAGTACCCGGTGGTGCTGTTCTTGCACGGCTACCTCTGCAACAACTACTTCTACTCCCAGCTGCTCCAGCATGTGGCCTCCCATGGCTTCATCGTCATCGGCCCTCAG CTGTACACTGTCTCCGGGCCCGACACCACCGGCGAGATAAACTCGGCGGCAGCCGTCATCAACTGGCTCGCCGACGGCCTTTCCTCCACCGCGCTCCCACCCAACGTTCGCCCGAACCTAACCGCC GTGACCATCTCCGGCCACAGCCGCGGCGGCAAGGTGGCCTTCGCGCTGGCTTTGGGCCACGCCAAGACATCCCTGCCACTGGCGGCGCTCATCGCCGTCGACCCCGTGGACGGCATGGCCGTGGGCAAGCAGACGCCCCCGCCCATCCTCACCAACAAGCGAAGCTCCCTGCgcgtgccggcgccggccatggtCATCGGCTCGGGGCTGGGCTCGGAGCCTCGCAACGCGCTCTTCTCGCCGTGCGCGCCGTTGGGGGTGAGCCACGCGGCCTTCTACGACGAGTGCGCGGGCGCGGCGTGCCACCTGGTGGCCAGGGACTACGGGCACACGGACATGATGGACGACGTGACGAGGGGCGCCAAGGGCCTGGCCACGCGCGCCGTCTGCAAGAGCGGCGAGGCCCGGGCGCCCATGAGGCGCTTCGTCGGGGGCGCCATGGTGGCGTTCCTCAAGAAGTGGGTGGAGGGGCGGCCCGAGTGGCTGGACGGCATCAGGGAGCGGCCCGAGGTGGCGCCCGTGTTTCTGTCGGTGGTCGAGTTTCAGGATGAAGGATGCTCCAGCTAG
- the LOC106866394 gene encoding protein enabled homolog isoform X2, which translates to MAAARSVFAGSTAAMPALLLAAVLLAAARVTFVVGGSACDGKVCGMGTCKEAPALAPLLPPLPPLPPLPPFLPPLPPLPPLPPITTPFDFECDCFPGWSRVGGLFPVLGARTPCYIPTCLSDIPCYTPAIKGPPVGNVTADPCLAMDCGSEGTCVLDDSPDHFHCQCNPGAANALNKPALPCIKDCIIGENGCPIPMPPPPPPPPSAAPPGSVSMQLLLLLLLASLAALHAV; encoded by the exons atggccgcGGCAAGATCTGTTTTCGCcggctcgacggcggcgatgcCCGCGCTGCTCCTGGCGGCGGTTCTGCTGGCCGCGGCCAGAGTGACCTTCGTCGTCG GAGGCTCGGCGTGCGACGGGAAGGTCTGCGGCATGGGCACCTGCAaggaggcgccggcgctcgcgcctctgctcccgccgctgccgccgctgcccccgcTGCCACCGTTCCTACCGCCTCTGCCGCCTctgccaccgctgccgccgataACCACGCCCTTCGACTTCGAGTGCGACTGCTTCCCCGGCTGGTCTCGGGTCGGCGGCTTGTTCCCCGTTCTGGGCGCCCGTACGCCCTGCTACATCCCCACCT GTCTCTCGGATATCCCCTGCTACACCCCTGCCATTAAGGGGCCGCCAGTGGGGAACGTAACAGCTGACC CCTGCCTAGCAATGGACTGTGGCTCGGAAGGCACGTGCGTGCTGGATGACAGCCCGGACCATTTCCACTGTCAGTGCAATCCGGGCGCCGCCAATGCGCTCAACAAGCCTGCCTTGCCTTGCATTAAGGACT GTATCATCGGAGAGAACGGCTGCCCAATCCCgatgcctccgccgccgcccccgccgccgtcggcggcgccaccTG GCTCTGTTTCGATGCAGCtgttactgctgctgctgctggcctcGCTCGCCGCGCTTCACGCAGTGTGA
- the LOC106866394 gene encoding protein enabled homolog isoform X1 has product MAAARSVFAGSTAAMPALLLAAVLLAAARVTFVVGGSACDGKVCGMGTCKEAPALAPLLPPLPPLPPLPPFLPPLPPLPPLPPITTPFDFECDCFPGWSRVGGLFPVLGARTPCYIPTCLSDIPCYTPAIKGPPVGNVTADPCLAMDCGSEGTCVLDDSPDHFHCQCNPGAANALNKPALPCIKDCIIGENGCPIPMPPPPPPPPSAAPPGNHDSSGPNAPPSTKGNATSLGSVSMQLLLLLLLASLAALHAV; this is encoded by the exons atggccgcGGCAAGATCTGTTTTCGCcggctcgacggcggcgatgcCCGCGCTGCTCCTGGCGGCGGTTCTGCTGGCCGCGGCCAGAGTGACCTTCGTCGTCG GAGGCTCGGCGTGCGACGGGAAGGTCTGCGGCATGGGCACCTGCAaggaggcgccggcgctcgcgcctctgctcccgccgctgccgccgctgcccccgcTGCCACCGTTCCTACCGCCTCTGCCGCCTctgccaccgctgccgccgataACCACGCCCTTCGACTTCGAGTGCGACTGCTTCCCCGGCTGGTCTCGGGTCGGCGGCTTGTTCCCCGTTCTGGGCGCCCGTACGCCCTGCTACATCCCCACCT GTCTCTCGGATATCCCCTGCTACACCCCTGCCATTAAGGGGCCGCCAGTGGGGAACGTAACAGCTGACC CCTGCCTAGCAATGGACTGTGGCTCGGAAGGCACGTGCGTGCTGGATGACAGCCCGGACCATTTCCACTGTCAGTGCAATCCGGGCGCCGCCAATGCGCTCAACAAGCCTGCCTTGCCTTGCATTAAGGACT GTATCATCGGAGAGAACGGCTGCCCAATCCCgatgcctccgccgccgcccccgccgccgtcggcggcgccaccTGGTAATCACGACTCATCTGGACCAAATGCACCCCCCAGCACTAAAGGCAATGCAACCTCACTAG GCTCTGTTTCGATGCAGCtgttactgctgctgctgctggcctcGCTCGCCGCGCTTCACGCAGTGTGA
- the LOC100829211 gene encoding alpha-ketoglutarate-dependent dioxygenase alkB homolog 6, translated as MEDRRTQEAAAEDKENPSSALSLRSPGDYAVGSVPTVLYVPDFISQTEQSQLLHHIYQAPAPKWKTLKNRRLQNWGGVVHEKGLLPQALPPWLIKITNRISQWTGLFPSAINHVLINEYHPNQGIMPHQDGPAYFPVVAIISLASPVVIDFIPHGKLRGQEHTDTPNIHSDELEECNDSHEVEGAKEAAPVSSSIALMPCSLLIFKDQAYTDYLHGIQDNELHNLDKVANISQCPEFKNLSSDYSQRNAEEPAGPERSGTFRRTMTRVSLTCRLVLKVHNKLFKF; from the exons ATGGAGGACAGGAGGACCCaagaagcggcggcggaggacaaGGAGAACCCCTCGTCGGCGTTGTCCCTGAGGAGCCCCGGGGACTACGCCGTCGGCTCCGTCCCCACAGTCCTCTACGTGCCGGACTTCATCTCCCAAACGGAGCAGTCCCAGCTCCTCCACCAT ATTTAccaggcgccggcgcccaaGTGGAAGACTTTGAAGAACCGGAGACTGCAGAACTGGG GAGGAGTGGTGCATGAGAAGGGTCTACTACCGCAGGCAT TGCCTCCATGGCTAATAAAGATAACCAACAGAATCTCCCAATGGACTGGTTTATTTCCTTCAGCAATCAATCATGTGCTGATAAATGAGTATCATCCTAATCAAGGGATCATG CCACACCAAGATGGTCCTGCCTATTTCCCTGTTGTTGCTATCATATCCCTTGCTTCACCAGTTGTGATTGATTTCATACCACACGGGAAGCTCAGAGGGCAGGAACATACAGATACCCCAAACATACACTCTGATGAATTGGAGGAGTGCAATGATTCCCATGAGGTTGAAGGCGCAAAGGAAGCTGCTCCTGTGTCTTCATCAATTGCACTGATGCCCTGCAGCCTGTTGATATTCAAAGATCAGGCTTATACAG ACTACCTGCACGGCATACAAGATAACGAGCTACATAATCTAGACAAG GTTGCAAATATCTCACAGTGCCCAGAATTCAAGAATTTAAGCTCTGACTACAGTCAAAGGAATGCAGAGGAGCCTGCTGGCCCTGAGCGAAGTGGCACCTTCCGCAGGACCATGACAAGAGTCTCGTTGACGTGCCGGCTAGTGCTGAAAGTACACAATAAGCTGTTCAAATTCTAG
- the LOC100840017 gene encoding protein IQ-DOMAIN 14 isoform X1, which yields MEWSAMGKAGRWLRSLLAGKKDSGGRKGEKKGQQYCDDATPLPELLPAAPRDKKRWSFRRPAPAPGKATAAAALSLSSTPEPSVSGAAAGGVLSVSVSERELEQSKHAVAVAVATAAAADAAAAAVIRLTAAEEDLWASPVEEAAAARIQATFRGYLARKALCALRGLVKLQALIRGHLVRKQASATLRRMQALLMAQTRLRAQRMRMLDYDHAPAPERRSPQHPRRRRSYEMDRSGEEHAKIVEMDSGEPPRRGRNSCSYVGASDNRRRGAEYNHAGGQCSPAPSSSAAFTEFTTSPPRAAAYFEEFEPATARVSSPYVVGDEEESSASELFFPNYMANTQSSRARAKARSQSAPRQRSDDSPSRPLERQPSRRRGGAAPVPRSAKMMQRSSSHVGVPASSSSAYAQYQHYYPWSLKLDRSSASLKDSECGSTSSVLTAATTVGYCRSLVGFEAHRSQY from the exons ATGGaatg GTCGGCAATGGGGAAGGCGGGGAGGTGGCTGAGGAGCTTATTGGCAGGGAAGAAGGACAGCGGCGGCAGgaagggggagaagaagggacAGCAGTACTGTGACGACGCGACGCCTTTGCCcgagctgctgccggcggccccgaggGACAAGAAGCGCTGGAGCTTCcggaggccggcgccggcgccggggaaggccacggcggcggcggcgttgtcGCTGTCGTCGACGCCGGAGCCGAGCGTGTCCGGCGCCGCGGCAGGCGGTGTTCTGTCGGTGTCGGTGTCGGAGCGCGAGCTTGAGCAGAGCAAGCACGCCGTGGCGGTGGCCGTAGcgaccgcggcggccgccgacgccgcggcggcggcggtgattcGCCTGACGGCTGCGGAGGAGGACCTGTGGGCGAGTCCCGTCGAGGAGGCCGCCGCAGCCAGGATCCAGGCCACCTTCCGAGGATACCTG GCAAGGAAGGCTCTGTGCGCGCTGAGGGGCCTGGTGAAGCTGCAGGCGCTGATCCGGGGCCACCTGGTGCGGAAGCAGGCCAGCGCGACGCTCCGCCGCATGCAggccctcctcatggcgcaGACCCGCCTCCGCGCGCAGCGGATGCGCATGCTCGACTACGACCATGCCCCCGCGCCCGAACGCCGCTCGCCGCAGCACCccaggcgccgccgctcctac GAGATGGACAGGTCCGGCGAGGAGCACGCCAAGATCGTGGAGATGGACAGCGGGGagccgccgcggcgcgggcggaacAGCTGCTCCTACGTGGGGGCGAGCGACAACCGCCGCAGAGGGGCAGAGTACAACCACGCGGGCGGCCAGTGCTCCCCGGCCCCATCTTCGTCCGCGGCGTTCACCGAGTTCACGACGagcccgccacgcgccgctgCCTACTTCGAGGAATTcgagccggcgacggcgcgcgtGAGCAGCCCGTACGTCgtgggcgacgaggaggagtcgtcggcgtcggagctcttcttccccaactaCATGGCCAACACGCAGTcgtcgcgcgcgcgcgccaAGGCCCGGTCCCAGAGCGCGCCCAGGCAGAGGTCTGACGACTCGCCCTCCAGGCCGCTGGAGCGGCAGCCCAGCCGTcgccgcggcggggcggcgccggtgcccaGGAGCGCCAAGATGATGCAGCGGTCGTCGTCGCACGTCGGCGTGCCGGCCTCTTCGTCCTCCGCGTACGCGCAGTACCAGCACTACTACCCGTGGTCGCTGAAGCTGGACCGCTCCAGCGCCTCGCTCAAGGACAGCGAGTGCGGCTCCACCAGCTCCGtcctcaccgccgccaccaccgtcgGATACTGCCGCTCCCTCGTCGGATTCGAG GCGCACAGAAGCCAGTACTGA
- the LOC100840017 gene encoding protein IQ-DOMAIN 14 isoform X2, with translation MGKAGRWLRSLLAGKKDSGGRKGEKKGQQYCDDATPLPELLPAAPRDKKRWSFRRPAPAPGKATAAAALSLSSTPEPSVSGAAAGGVLSVSVSERELEQSKHAVAVAVATAAAADAAAAAVIRLTAAEEDLWASPVEEAAAARIQATFRGYLARKALCALRGLVKLQALIRGHLVRKQASATLRRMQALLMAQTRLRAQRMRMLDYDHAPAPERRSPQHPRRRRSYEMDRSGEEHAKIVEMDSGEPPRRGRNSCSYVGASDNRRRGAEYNHAGGQCSPAPSSSAAFTEFTTSPPRAAAYFEEFEPATARVSSPYVVGDEEESSASELFFPNYMANTQSSRARAKARSQSAPRQRSDDSPSRPLERQPSRRRGGAAPVPRSAKMMQRSSSHVGVPASSSSAYAQYQHYYPWSLKLDRSSASLKDSECGSTSSVLTAATTVGYCRSLVGFEAHRSQY, from the exons ATGGGGAAGGCGGGGAGGTGGCTGAGGAGCTTATTGGCAGGGAAGAAGGACAGCGGCGGCAGgaagggggagaagaagggacAGCAGTACTGTGACGACGCGACGCCTTTGCCcgagctgctgccggcggccccgaggGACAAGAAGCGCTGGAGCTTCcggaggccggcgccggcgccggggaaggccacggcggcggcggcgttgtcGCTGTCGTCGACGCCGGAGCCGAGCGTGTCCGGCGCCGCGGCAGGCGGTGTTCTGTCGGTGTCGGTGTCGGAGCGCGAGCTTGAGCAGAGCAAGCACGCCGTGGCGGTGGCCGTAGcgaccgcggcggccgccgacgccgcggcggcggcggtgattcGCCTGACGGCTGCGGAGGAGGACCTGTGGGCGAGTCCCGTCGAGGAGGCCGCCGCAGCCAGGATCCAGGCCACCTTCCGAGGATACCTG GCAAGGAAGGCTCTGTGCGCGCTGAGGGGCCTGGTGAAGCTGCAGGCGCTGATCCGGGGCCACCTGGTGCGGAAGCAGGCCAGCGCGACGCTCCGCCGCATGCAggccctcctcatggcgcaGACCCGCCTCCGCGCGCAGCGGATGCGCATGCTCGACTACGACCATGCCCCCGCGCCCGAACGCCGCTCGCCGCAGCACCccaggcgccgccgctcctac GAGATGGACAGGTCCGGCGAGGAGCACGCCAAGATCGTGGAGATGGACAGCGGGGagccgccgcggcgcgggcggaacAGCTGCTCCTACGTGGGGGCGAGCGACAACCGCCGCAGAGGGGCAGAGTACAACCACGCGGGCGGCCAGTGCTCCCCGGCCCCATCTTCGTCCGCGGCGTTCACCGAGTTCACGACGagcccgccacgcgccgctgCCTACTTCGAGGAATTcgagccggcgacggcgcgcgtGAGCAGCCCGTACGTCgtgggcgacgaggaggagtcgtcggcgtcggagctcttcttccccaactaCATGGCCAACACGCAGTcgtcgcgcgcgcgcgccaAGGCCCGGTCCCAGAGCGCGCCCAGGCAGAGGTCTGACGACTCGCCCTCCAGGCCGCTGGAGCGGCAGCCCAGCCGTcgccgcggcggggcggcgccggtgcccaGGAGCGCCAAGATGATGCAGCGGTCGTCGTCGCACGTCGGCGTGCCGGCCTCTTCGTCCTCCGCGTACGCGCAGTACCAGCACTACTACCCGTGGTCGCTGAAGCTGGACCGCTCCAGCGCCTCGCTCAAGGACAGCGAGTGCGGCTCCACCAGCTCCGtcctcaccgccgccaccaccgtcgGATACTGCCGCTCCCTCGTCGGATTCGAG GCGCACAGAAGCCAGTACTGA